The following are encoded in a window of Tessaracoccus flavescens genomic DNA:
- a CDS encoding 6-phosphofructokinase: MRARIGVMTSGGDAQGMNAAVRAIVRAGIHQGAEVFAIREGWQGAILGGDHIQHMGWSDVSGILNKGGTVIGTARSQEFRTREGQLRAVENLILNGIDRLIVIGGDGSLTGSRALCLAWPEYVAELVEAGRITAEQALAHPHLNIAGLVGSIDNDMVGTDMTIGTDSAMHRITEAVDAISSTAESHRRTFIVEVMGRHCGYLALMTAIAGGADYTFLPESPPRDGWEERMVDVLGRGRAAGRRDSIIIVAEGAADREGHAITAERIQGVLRDLTGEEARITILGHVQRGGTPSAYDRWMATACGVEAVKRVLEADALSEPLLVGVRRDEVHCTPLIEAVEATRRVSDYVAEGDYEAAIEARGVGFTTMVEIYRMLSEARPSVLPSADAKRIAVMHAGALAPGMNQLARVAVRAGLDRGYDLFAIQGGVPGLISGDIREVSWSDVEGMANTGGATFGTRRYVPVEADLYRMARTLEENGIDALLVMGGYHAYATVSMMEAERKRYPAFNIPIALLPASIDNNLPKWPMAVGADTALNTIVSSIDMVRMSASASKRAFVVETMGRTCGFLPLLGAIAGGAEKAYLPETGITLEQLTTDVAALVDAFESGRSFYLAVMGEEASQFYTGDVISKLFEAEGHGLYSVRDAVVGHIQQGGSPSPFDRINATRLAYMAISNLDAQLVEGRSEYVAASSEAAGLLAPLRDVTGDMDWDNQRPKRQWWMQLRPVFDQLSRRPGQE, from the coding sequence ATGAGGGCCCGCATCGGCGTGATGACGTCGGGCGGGGATGCGCAGGGGATGAATGCCGCGGTACGAGCGATCGTGCGTGCGGGCATACACCAGGGCGCCGAGGTGTTCGCCATCCGTGAAGGGTGGCAGGGAGCGATCCTCGGCGGCGACCACATCCAACACATGGGCTGGAGCGACGTCTCCGGCATCCTCAACAAGGGCGGAACCGTCATCGGCACCGCCCGCTCGCAGGAGTTCCGCACCCGTGAGGGGCAGCTCCGCGCCGTCGAGAACCTGATCCTCAACGGCATCGACCGGCTGATCGTCATCGGCGGCGACGGGTCGCTGACCGGGAGCCGTGCACTCTGCCTCGCCTGGCCGGAGTATGTCGCCGAACTCGTCGAGGCGGGGCGGATCACTGCCGAACAGGCGCTGGCGCACCCCCATCTCAACATCGCGGGGCTGGTCGGCTCGATCGACAACGACATGGTCGGCACCGACATGACCATCGGCACCGACTCCGCCATGCACCGGATCACCGAGGCCGTCGACGCGATCAGCTCGACCGCCGAGTCCCACCGCCGCACGTTCATCGTCGAGGTGATGGGCCGTCACTGCGGCTACCTCGCCCTGATGACGGCCATCGCGGGCGGCGCCGACTACACCTTCCTCCCCGAGTCGCCGCCGCGCGACGGATGGGAGGAGCGCATGGTCGACGTGCTTGGCAGGGGACGGGCCGCAGGCAGGCGCGACTCGATCATCATCGTGGCCGAGGGCGCGGCCGACCGTGAGGGCCATGCCATCACCGCAGAGCGGATCCAGGGTGTGCTGCGCGACCTGACCGGCGAGGAGGCGAGGATCACGATCCTCGGCCACGTGCAGCGTGGCGGAACCCCGTCGGCCTATGACCGCTGGATGGCCACCGCCTGCGGTGTGGAGGCCGTGAAGCGCGTGCTGGAGGCAGACGCGCTGTCCGAGCCGCTGCTGGTCGGCGTGCGTCGCGACGAGGTGCACTGCACGCCCCTGATCGAGGCGGTCGAGGCGACCCGCCGGGTCTCCGACTATGTCGCCGAGGGCGACTACGAGGCGGCCATCGAGGCCCGCGGCGTCGGCTTCACCACCATGGTGGAGATCTACCGGATGCTCTCCGAGGCGAGGCCGAGTGTCCTGCCGAGCGCGGACGCCAAGCGGATCGCCGTCATGCACGCAGGCGCCCTCGCCCCAGGCATGAACCAGTTGGCGCGGGTGGCCGTCCGGGCCGGGCTCGACCGCGGCTACGACCTGTTCGCCATCCAGGGCGGTGTCCCCGGCCTGATCTCCGGCGACATCCGCGAGGTGAGCTGGTCAGATGTGGAGGGCATGGCCAACACCGGTGGCGCGACCTTCGGGACGCGCCGCTACGTGCCCGTGGAGGCCGACCTGTACCGCATGGCCCGCACCCTCGAGGAGAACGGGATCGACGCTTTGCTCGTCATGGGCGGCTACCACGCCTATGCGACCGTCTCCATGATGGAGGCGGAGCGGAAGCGCTACCCGGCCTTCAACATCCCGATCGCCCTGCTCCCCGCCAGCATCGACAACAACCTGCCCAAGTGGCCGATGGCGGTGGGAGCCGACACGGCGCTCAACACCATCGTGAGCTCGATCGACATGGTGCGCATGTCGGCATCGGCCAGCAAGCGGGCCTTCGTCGTCGAGACGATGGGCCGCACCTGCGGGTTCCTGCCGCTGCTCGGCGCCATCGCAGGCGGCGCCGAGAAGGCGTACCTGCCGGAGACGGGGATCACGCTCGAGCAGTTGACCACCGACGTGGCGGCCCTCGTCGACGCGTTCGAGTCAGGCCGGTCGTTCTATCTCGCCGTGATGGGCGAGGAGGCGAGCCAGTTCTACACCGGTGACGTGATCTCGAAGCTGTTCGAGGCCGAGGGCCACGGGCTGTACTCGGTGCGTGACGCCGTCGTCGGTCACATCCAGCAGGGAGGCTCGCCCTCGCCGTTCGACCGGATCAACGCCACCCGGCTGGCCTACATGGCGATCTCGAACCTGGACGCGCAGCTGGTGGAGGGGCGCAGCGAATACGTGGCGGCCTCGAGCGAGGCCGCCGGCCTGCTCGCCCCGCTGCGCGACGTGACCGGGGACATGGACTGGGACAACCAGCGGCCGAAGCGCCAGTGGTGGATGCAGCTGCGCCCGGTGTTCGATCAGCTCAGCCGCCGCCCTGGACAGGAGTAG
- a CDS encoding DUF3052 domain-containing protein yields the protein MIVQELGWDEDVDADLRDDIMDSIDAEMIDDPLEAVDAVILWWREEDGDVADGLVDAMTDLAEAGPIWLFTPKVGRPGFISAASIAEGVTVAGLTLTKTASVAPDWQATKVLRPKGSRR from the coding sequence ATGATCGTCCAGGAGCTCGGCTGGGACGAGGACGTTGACGCCGACCTGCGCGACGACATCATGGACAGTATCGACGCCGAGATGATCGACGACCCGCTTGAGGCGGTCGACGCGGTGATCCTCTGGTGGCGCGAGGAGGACGGCGACGTCGCCGACGGCCTCGTCGACGCCATGACCGATCTGGCAGAGGCAGGCCCCATCTGGCTCTTCACCCCCAAGGTCGGCAGGCCTGGGTTCATCTCAGCAGCCTCCATCGCCGAGGGCGTCACCGTCGCCGGCCTCACCCTGACGAAGACCGCCAGCGTGGCGCCGGACTGGCAGGCCACGAAGGTGCTTCGCCCCAAGGGCTCGCGTCGATGA